One region of Chryseobacterium muglaense genomic DNA includes:
- a CDS encoding OmpA family protein has product MKFNKTYIAALFLSSALLLTSCEAVQNSNHQQRGTAAGAASGAVIGGILGNNVGKGKNAALGAVLGGIIGGVTGNVIGNKMDKQAKDIKETLPGAEVERVGDGIKITMNESIVTFAFDSSELTALAKTNLDKLTKVLVDNPDTNINIYGHTDSKGADDYNQKLSERRANSVKSYLISKGIASSRLFASGEGESMPVASNDTDAGRAKNRRVEFAITANEKMINDAQQGQ; this is encoded by the coding sequence ATGAAATTTAATAAAACATATATAGCAGCATTATTTTTATCATCAGCTTTGTTATTAACAAGTTGTGAAGCTGTACAAAACTCTAATCACCAACAAAGAGGTACCGCAGCGGGAGCAGCTTCAGGTGCTGTAATTGGCGGTATATTGGGAAACAACGTAGGTAAAGGTAAAAATGCTGCATTAGGAGCTGTTTTAGGAGGTATTATCGGTGGGGTTACAGGAAATGTTATCGGTAACAAAATGGATAAACAAGCGAAAGATATTAAAGAAACTCTTCCTGGTGCTGAAGTAGAAAGAGTAGGAGATGGTATTAAAATCACAATGAATGAAAGTATTGTTACTTTTGCATTTGATTCATCAGAGCTTACGGCGCTTGCTAAAACAAATCTTGATAAATTAACGAAAGTTTTAGTAGATAACCCGGATACAAATATCAATATTTACGGACATACCGATAGCAAAGGTGCAGATGATTACAACCAAAAATTATCTGAAAGAAGAGCTAACTCTGTAAAATCTTATTTGATTTCTAAAGGAATTGCTTCTAGCAGACTGTTTGCTTCAGGTGAAGGTGAGTCTATGCCGGTTGCTTCAAATGATACCGATGCAGGAAGAGCTAAAAACAGAAGAGTAGAGTTTGCAATCACTGCAAATGAGAAAATGATTAACGACGCTCAACAAGGTCAATAG
- a CDS encoding UbiA prenyltransferase family protein gives MKKYLKLLRVEQWVKNLFVFVPLFFSGNVKNLDLLSKSIFAFIIFSLAAGVVYILNDYNDIEADQKHPEKRRRPLASGAVSKKTAISILIGLIIVDVALILFAQFYFHRPVWKFAFIIAFYFVMNLAYTFKLKHVPIVDIFIIAIGFVLRVQAGGYITGIFISQWATLLTFVLALVLAIGKRRGELINAQVSGKTRKALDGYNVQFADIALSISVTLAIICYLMFTLSPEVQQKSHSSIFYTVIFVVFAFLRYLQQTLVYNRTESPTKILYRDRYIQITLVLWVVSFLILIYFKHSIINFNLL, from the coding sequence ATGAAGAAATATTTAAAACTCCTTCGAGTAGAACAATGGGTAAAGAATCTTTTTGTTTTCGTTCCACTTTTTTTCTCTGGCAATGTTAAAAATTTAGATTTACTTAGTAAAAGTATTTTTGCATTCATCATATTCTCTCTGGCTGCAGGTGTTGTTTATATTCTTAATGATTATAACGATATTGAAGCAGACCAAAAGCATCCCGAAAAGAGAAGACGCCCGCTTGCAAGCGGCGCTGTGTCAAAGAAAACGGCAATAAGCATTTTAATTGGCTTAATCATCGTAGATGTTGCTCTTATTTTATTTGCACAGTTCTATTTTCATCGCCCAGTCTGGAAATTTGCTTTCATTATCGCATTTTATTTTGTGATGAATCTTGCTTACACTTTCAAGTTGAAACATGTTCCTATAGTTGATATCTTTATTATTGCCATTGGCTTTGTCCTTCGGGTACAGGCAGGTGGTTATATCACGGGGATTTTCATTTCGCAGTGGGCAACCTTGTTAACCTTTGTATTAGCATTGGTTTTAGCAATAGGAAAACGTAGGGGAGAACTTATCAATGCACAAGTTTCTGGGAAAACAAGAAAAGCTTTAGATGGTTATAACGTACAGTTCGCAGATATTGCACTTTCCATTTCTGTGACTTTGGCGATTATTTGTTATTTGATGTTTACGCTTTCGCCTGAGGTTCAGCAAAAATCACATTCGAGTATTTTTTATACCGTAATATTTGTTGTTTTTGCATTTTTAAGATACTTGCAACAGACATTGGTTTATAATCGTACAGAATCTCCTACAAAAATTTTATACCGAGACCGATATATTCAGATTACGCTCGTTTTGTGGGTGGTCTCCTTTTTAATACTGATTTATTTTAAACACAGTATTATTAATTTTAATTTACTGTAA
- a CDS encoding FAD-binding oxidoreductase yields the protein MKPNFIQKVTNWGNFPIVEKEMKSEDNFRKIKEFVQNHNEVIARGNGRCYGDASLGESIFSTKKLNKFISFDRLNGILECESGVLLSDVLEISVPQGYFLYVTPGTKFISVGGAIASDVHGKNHHSEGCFSEYVIDFKLMTENGDIITCSREENSEKFYATIGGMGLTGIILSARFKLKNIETAYIRQESIKAENLDEIFRLFEESESWTYTVAWIDCLQKGKDIGKSILMRGEHAFAHELPTKFSKNPLRLKKKFSPTVPFYFPGFVLNALTVRLFNLLYYKKQTKKELKNIIDYETYFYPLDAINDWNKIYGKSGFIQYQMVIPKENGKEGMRKILETIANSGNGSFLAVLKLFGKNNPEAYNSFPIEGYTLALDFKVNSKLKKLVEQLDQTVQEFGGRIYLTKDSMSKSSLTDYLKNVESSKFVSLQHKRILNNK from the coding sequence ATGAAGCCAAATTTCATCCAAAAAGTTACAAATTGGGGCAATTTCCCTATTGTAGAAAAAGAAATGAAGTCGGAAGATAACTTCAGAAAGATTAAAGAATTTGTGCAGAACCATAATGAGGTGATTGCAAGAGGAAACGGAAGATGTTATGGCGATGCTTCGTTGGGAGAGAGTATTTTTTCTACTAAAAAGCTAAATAAATTCATCAGTTTTGATCGCTTAAATGGAATTTTAGAATGCGAATCGGGTGTTTTACTGTCTGATGTTTTAGAAATATCAGTTCCACAAGGCTATTTTCTTTACGTAACTCCTGGAACAAAATTTATTTCTGTGGGTGGAGCAATTGCTTCAGACGTACACGGAAAAAATCATCATTCTGAAGGTTGTTTTTCAGAATATGTGATTGATTTTAAATTAATGACAGAAAATGGCGACATTATTACCTGTTCAAGAGAAGAAAATTCTGAAAAATTCTATGCAACAATCGGTGGAATGGGGCTTACCGGTATTATTCTTTCAGCAAGATTTAAATTGAAAAATATTGAAACAGCCTACATTCGTCAGGAAAGTATTAAAGCTGAAAACTTAGACGAGATATTCAGATTGTTTGAGGAAAGTGAAAGCTGGACTTACACCGTGGCTTGGATCGACTGTCTGCAAAAAGGAAAAGATATTGGAAAAAGTATTCTGATGAGAGGCGAACATGCTTTTGCGCATGAGCTTCCTACAAAATTTTCAAAAAATCCTTTACGATTAAAGAAAAAGTTTTCTCCTACAGTTCCGTTCTATTTCCCTGGATTTGTGTTGAATGCTCTTACGGTAAGGCTTTTTAATCTTTTATATTATAAAAAACAGACAAAAAAAGAGTTAAAGAATATCATTGATTACGAAACGTATTTCTATCCGCTGGATGCGATTAATGATTGGAATAAAATTTACGGTAAATCAGGTTTTATTCAATATCAAATGGTCATTCCGAAAGAAAATGGAAAAGAAGGAATGAGAAAAATCCTTGAAACTATTGCCAACAGCGGAAACGGTTCTTTCCTTGCCGTATTAAAATTATTCGGAAAAAATAATCCTGAAGCATACAATTCTTTTCCGATTGAAGGCTATACTTTAGCATTAGATTTTAAAGTAAATTCTAAGTTGAAAAAACTGGTTGAGCAATTAGATCAAACCGTTCAGGAATTTGGTGGCAGAATTTATCTTACCAAAGACAGCATGAGCAAATCTTCGCTTACCGATTATCTTAAAAATGTAGAAAGTTCGAAATTTGTGTCTTTACAGCACAAAAGAATCTTAAATAATAAGTAA
- a CDS encoding SDR family NAD(P)-dependent oxidoreductase, whose translation MIVLGSTSEVAQAFVEKALLEGEKYERIYLFTSNKEATERFAKHIDVKFLQQSEIIELDLTKEIKYFEFDYINSNVLFCAIGYLGESTEESLYDNKNTERIIDINYSKLVPVMNYFAQKFESKRSGTIIGLSSVAGDRGRQSNFIYGSAKAAFTAYLSGLRNYLFDKKVHVLTVKPGFMATKMTEGLPLNPKLTATPKQAAECIYKAFKKQKNVAYVLPIWGVIMMIIRNIPEFIFKKLKL comes from the coding sequence ATGATAGTTCTCGGAAGTACATCTGAAGTAGCGCAGGCTTTTGTGGAAAAAGCTTTGCTGGAAGGCGAAAAATATGAAAGAATCTATCTTTTTACCTCAAATAAAGAAGCAACGGAGCGTTTTGCAAAACATATCGATGTGAAATTTTTGCAACAATCTGAAATCATTGAGCTCGATTTGACCAAAGAAATCAAGTATTTTGAATTTGATTATATCAATTCGAATGTACTCTTTTGTGCGATTGGTTATTTGGGTGAAAGTACAGAAGAAAGTTTGTATGATAATAAAAATACAGAACGGATTATTGATATTAATTATTCAAAATTAGTTCCTGTAATGAATTATTTTGCACAGAAATTTGAAAGCAAAAGATCCGGAACGATTATCGGGCTTTCGTCTGTTGCGGGCGATCGCGGAAGGCAGAGTAATTTTATTTACGGAAGTGCAAAAGCGGCGTTTACAGCTTATTTAAGTGGACTTCGTAATTATCTTTTTGATAAAAAAGTTCATGTTTTAACCGTAAAACCTGGTTTTATGGCAACAAAAATGACTGAAGGTTTACCTTTAAATCCGAAATTAACAGCAACGCCAAAGCAAGCGGCTGAATGTATTTACAAAGCATTTAAAAAACAAAAGAACGTTGCATACGTTTTACCGATTTGGGGCGTTATTATGATGATTATCAGAAATATTCCTGAGTTTATATTTAAAAAATTAAAGCTTTAA
- a CDS encoding HAD family hydrolase: MKKLYCFDFDGTITYKDTMFMYLKFYNPSKFRVQFLKHIPLFILLKLKLAETEKVKKSFIGSVLKGQLQSKIEEKSKQFFEENYPKIIRENALDFIKNIDRENTNSLMVTASLDIWTKPFAEKLQMNLISTRAEFKNGIFTGNFIGKNCNGDEKLERIKKEISNDKYDKIIAFGDTSGDKPMLKWANEGHYQFFH; encoded by the coding sequence ATGAAAAAATTGTATTGTTTTGATTTTGACGGAACTATTACCTATAAAGATACCATGTTTATGTATCTTAAATTTTATAATCCTTCAAAATTCCGGGTTCAATTTTTGAAGCATATTCCGCTTTTTATTTTATTAAAACTAAAATTGGCAGAAACTGAAAAAGTAAAGAAAAGTTTCATCGGTTCTGTATTAAAAGGTCAGCTTCAGTCTAAAATTGAAGAAAAGTCTAAACAGTTTTTTGAGGAAAATTATCCTAAAATTATCAGAGAAAATGCTTTAGATTTCATAAAAAATATAGATAGAGAAAATACCAATAGCCTTATGGTAACGGCTTCTCTTGATATCTGGACTAAACCTTTTGCAGAAAAACTACAGATGAATCTTATTTCGACGAGAGCAGAGTTCAAAAATGGGATTTTTACAGGAAACTTTATAGGCAAAAACTGCAATGGAGACGAGAAATTAGAACGCATAAAAAAAGAAATTTCAAACGATAAGTATGATAAAATCATAGCGTTCGGAGATACTTCGGGAGATAAGCCAATGCTGAAATGGGCAAATGAGGGTCATTACCAATTTTTTCATTAA
- a CDS encoding cysteine desulfurase family protein, whose translation MNKIYLDNAATTPLSEEVIDAMVETMKINFGNPSSTHSFGQDAKILIENVRRQVADYLHVTPAEIIFTSCGTESNNMIIKSSVEHLGIERIISSPMEHKCVSESILDMKNRKGVEVAYIRPNEKGDIDLAKLEELLKGSDKKTLVSLMHANNEIGNIVDIKKIAQLCKENNALFHSDTVQTMAHMNLDLSDIPVDFASCSAHKFHGPKGIGFAFIRKASGLKGIITGGPQERSLRAGTENVAGIAGLGKALELSLNNMEAYTQHMQDIKKYTIDRVSAEIPGIKFNGRSAEADNSLYTVVSLLLPYKNPLIGLQLDMKGVAVSQGSACSSGASKPSMVMMMVLSEDEMDNCTPLRVSFSHMTTKEDIDVFVNALKEISKDFVIENTNVEHR comes from the coding sequence ATGAATAAAATATATTTAGATAACGCTGCTACAACGCCTCTTTCAGAAGAAGTAATCGATGCAATGGTTGAAACGATGAAAATAAACTTCGGAAACCCTTCTTCTACTCACAGTTTTGGTCAGGATGCAAAAATCCTTATAGAAAATGTAAGAAGGCAGGTTGCAGATTATCTACATGTAACCCCGGCTGAAATTATTTTCACCTCTTGCGGTACAGAATCTAATAATATGATTATCAAATCAAGTGTTGAGCATCTTGGTATTGAAAGAATCATTAGCTCTCCGATGGAGCACAAATGTGTTTCTGAGAGTATTTTGGATATGAAAAACAGAAAAGGGGTAGAGGTTGCCTACATTCGTCCTAACGAAAAAGGGGATATTGATTTAGCTAAATTAGAAGAATTACTTAAAGGTTCAGATAAAAAAACATTGGTAAGCTTAATGCATGCCAATAATGAAATCGGAAATATTGTTGATATTAAGAAAATTGCTCAGCTTTGTAAAGAAAACAATGCACTTTTCCATTCTGATACCGTTCAGACAATGGCGCATATGAATCTTGATTTATCGGATATTCCTGTTGATTTTGCATCTTGCAGTGCCCATAAATTTCACGGTCCTAAAGGAATTGGTTTTGCATTTATCAGAAAAGCAAGTGGTTTAAAAGGTATTATTACAGGAGGTCCTCAAGAAAGAAGCTTGAGAGCGGGTACAGAAAATGTTGCAGGTATTGCAGGTTTAGGTAAAGCTCTGGAGCTTTCATTAAATAATATGGAAGCTTACACACAGCATATGCAGGATATTAAAAAATATACTATTGACAGGGTCTCTGCAGAAATTCCAGGTATAAAATTTAACGGGAGAAGTGCTGAAGCAGATAATAGTTTGTATACTGTAGTAAGTCTTTTACTTCCTTATAAAAATCCTTTAATCGGATTACAGCTAGATATGAAAGGTGTTGCCGTTTCACAAGGAAGTGCGTGCTCTTCTGGAGCTTCAAAACCTTCTATGGTCATGATGATGGTGCTTTCTGAAGATGAGATGGATAATTGCACTCCTTTGCGAGTATCTTTCAGCCATATGACGACAAAAGAAGATATCGATGTTTTCGTAAACGCTTTGAAAGAAATCTCTAAAGATTTCGTTATAGAAAATACAAATGTTGAGCATAGATAG
- the trxA gene encoding thioredoxin has translation MALEITDSSFQETVLKSDKPVLVDFWAVWCGPCRTLGPIIEEVAADFEGKAVVGKVDVDNNQEISMQYGIRNIPTVLIFKNGEVVDKLVGVTPKEVIAEKLSAHL, from the coding sequence ATGGCTTTAGAAATTACAGATAGCTCGTTCCAGGAAACAGTTTTAAAATCAGACAAACCGGTATTGGTAGACTTTTGGGCAGTATGGTGTGGACCGTGCAGAACTTTAGGACCAATCATCGAAGAAGTTGCAGCAGATTTTGAAGGGAAAGCTGTCGTAGGAAAAGTAGATGTAGACAACAACCAGGAAATTTCTATGCAATACGGAATCAGAAATATCCCTACAGTTCTTATTTTTAAGAATGGTGAAGTAGTAGATAAATTGGTTGGTGTAACTCCAAAAGAAGTAATCGCTGAGAAATTAAGCGCACACTTGTAA
- a CDS encoding site-specific integrase has translation MNKTFNLLFYVKKAKINSVGESPIYLRITIDGKISEISTKRTVKPSKWNSAMQKVSGSSEECRSLNFYLKTFEQKVYDTYHELIRDKETVTCEALKNKLMDKGRLTRTLIPVFQDHNDRMEKLIEKEFAPGTLIRYKTCLKHTKDFLKWKYSVTDIEIKKIDYAFLNDFEFFLRTERSCNNNSAVKYIKNFGKIIRICLANGWMERDPFMNYHSKFNEVTRMFLNEKEIEVLFAKDFKNERLSLVRDVFLFSCFTGLAYIDTQKLTYQNINLGLDGSQWIYTTRQKTKTTSNIPLLSQTETIIEKYKNHPVCLNTGKLLPILSNQKMNAYLKEIADLCGINKELTYHIARHTFATTITLSNGVSIESVSKMLGHKSIKTTQHYAKILDKKVSEDMMELKQKFMDKDKSMRTNLINCGGF, from the coding sequence ATGAACAAGACATTCAATTTACTTTTCTATGTAAAAAAAGCTAAAATCAATTCTGTAGGAGAGTCTCCTATTTATTTACGAATTACAATTGATGGCAAAATATCCGAGATTAGCACAAAACGTACAGTAAAGCCTTCAAAATGGAACTCTGCAATGCAGAAGGTTAGTGGCTCTTCAGAAGAATGCAGATCACTTAATTTTTATCTGAAAACATTTGAGCAGAAAGTTTACGATACCTATCATGAATTAATCAGAGATAAGGAAACAGTAACTTGTGAGGCTCTTAAAAATAAGTTAATGGACAAAGGTAGATTGACCAGAACACTCATTCCGGTTTTTCAGGATCACAATGATCGAATGGAGAAACTGATAGAAAAAGAATTTGCCCCAGGAACATTAATACGTTATAAGACCTGTCTCAAACATACCAAAGATTTCTTGAAATGGAAATACAGCGTTACCGACATTGAAATTAAAAAGATCGATTATGCTTTTCTAAACGATTTTGAATTTTTTTTAAGAACAGAAAGATCCTGTAACAATAATTCTGCGGTAAAGTATATCAAGAATTTTGGTAAGATCATTCGTATCTGTCTTGCCAATGGATGGATGGAGCGAGACCCTTTTATGAATTATCATTCTAAGTTTAATGAAGTGACAAGAATGTTCCTTAATGAAAAGGAAATAGAAGTGCTTTTTGCCAAAGATTTTAAAAATGAGAGATTGTCTTTGGTAAGAGATGTTTTTCTGTTCAGCTGTTTCACCGGATTGGCGTATATTGATACTCAAAAACTAACATATCAAAATATCAATTTAGGACTAGATGGCTCTCAATGGATCTATACCACACGTCAGAAAACTAAAACTACTTCTAATATTCCCTTGCTTTCTCAAACAGAGACTATTATTGAAAAATACAAAAATCATCCAGTATGTCTTAATACTGGAAAACTTCTCCCTATCCTTAGTAATCAAAAAATGAACGCCTATCTAAAAGAGATTGCAGACCTGTGCGGAATTAACAAAGAATTGACCTATCATATTGCACGCCATACTTTTGCAACAACGATCACTTTATCTAACGGGGTTTCCATTGAAAGTGTAAGTAAAATGCTAGGTCACAAGAGTATTAAGACAACACAGCATTATGCTAAAATACTTGATAAGAAAGTTAGTGAGGATATGATGGAATTGAAACAGAAATTTATGGATAAGGATAAAAGTATGAGAACTAACCTCATTAATTGTGGAGGTTTTTAG
- a CDS encoding LPXTG cell wall anchor domain-containing protein, with product MNSVAFTNFLIIGTAYFQNGSYDEALGYLKKAENIKDNNNHLNVELLYELMANTYGKLNDTSKGQKYRIKLDSVKLTIAEKQNQSLHKIIADKTDEPTQTSNNIYILLLSGLLVVIIGVFLFLRKRKRDDIILNHPVENNLNKREIVYSKLIEMFKKNDIAFMSYFNECFPKFSQRLTDINPKIIQSEIEFCGPIKAQYFYKRYR from the coding sequence TTGAATAGTGTAGCATTTACAAATTTCCTAATTATTGGAACTGCCTATTTTCAGAATGGTTCTTACGATGAGGCTTTAGGTTATTTGAAGAAAGCAGAGAACATAAAAGACAACAACAATCATTTGAATGTTGAACTACTCTATGAGCTAATGGCCAATACCTACGGTAAGCTAAACGATACTTCTAAAGGTCAAAAATACAGGATCAAGCTGGACTCGGTCAAATTAACAATTGCTGAAAAGCAAAATCAATCACTTCATAAGATCATAGCAGACAAAACTGATGAGCCTACACAAACATCCAACAATATCTATATCCTTTTGCTATCGGGACTTTTGGTTGTTATTATTGGTGTATTTTTATTTTTAAGAAAAAGGAAGAGAGATGATATTATTTTAAATCATCCTGTTGAAAATAACCTTAATAAAAGGGAAATAGTGTACTCAAAATTAATAGAAATGTTCAAGAAAAATGATATAGCATTTATGTCTTATTTTAATGAATGTTTCCCGAAATTTTCCCAGAGATTGACAGACATCAATCCGAAAATTATCCAATCAGAAATAGAATTTTGCGGCCCTATTAAAGCTCAATATTTCTACAAAAGATATCGGTAA
- a CDS encoding fibronectin type III domain-containing protein, with translation MLDLTQYIGQTIYIGFRQHNVDNSITPSLTSAIGIDDVKVSSILLGVCNGSAPESLAVSEITQPKARVDWDPKADATYVLRYKRITGTAWTEVPLTAYAYTINGLEKDANYEVQVATVFQKL, from the coding sequence TTGCTGGATCTTACACAGTACATCGGTCAGACGATCTATATTGGCTTCAGGCAACATAATGTGGACAACTCCATCACACCTTCTCTGACTTCTGCAATTGGGATAGATGACGTGAAAGTTTCCAGTATTTTATTAGGCGTTTGCAACGGAAGCGCACCCGAAAGCCTCGCAGTCTCAGAAATTACACAGCCAAAAGCAAGAGTAGATTGGGATCCGAAAGCAGATGCAACATATGTCCTAAGATATAAGAGAATAACTGGTACAGCATGGACAGAAGTTCCTTTGACAGCTTATGCTTATACGATCAATGGTTTAGAAAAAGATGCAAATTATGAAGTGCAGGTTGCAACAGTATTTCAGAAACTGTAG
- a CDS encoding GEVED domain-containing protein, with translation MTSDSEGSNYTDYTADSSRLIKLTKGSTDNTISVTKVWTDGEYAEGVAVWVDFNNDKIFDDSEKIASTEANTEPTATVSFNVPANAYFVDEVIRMRVAMRYFITRDNPCESFNYGEVEDYAVKISEFLAVDDLTSSDLKFYPNPVNDVLNINTTGIIQKVEIYNMAGQNVLSSNEIDKSQINMTSLKSGVYIVKITIDGNVEDLKVIKK, from the coding sequence ATGACAAGTGATTCCGAAGGTAGTAATTATACTGATTATACAGCAGATAGCAGTAGATTAATCAAATTAACAAAAGGAAGTACAGATAATACCATTTCTGTGACAAAAGTTTGGACAGATGGAGAATATGCTGAGGGAGTAGCGGTTTGGGTAGATTTCAATAATGACAAAATATTTGATGACTCCGAAAAAATTGCAAGTACCGAAGCTAATACCGAACCTACTGCAACTGTTTCCTTCAATGTCCCTGCAAATGCTTATTTCGTAGACGAAGTTATAAGAATGAGAGTGGCGATGAGATATTTTATTACTCGAGATAACCCTTGTGAATCTTTCAATTATGGTGAAGTAGAAGATTATGCTGTTAAGATTTCAGAATTCTTAGCTGTTGATGATTTAACATCTTCAGATTTGAAATTCTATCCTAATCCTGTAAATGATGTTCTGAACATTAATACCACTGGAATTATTCAAAAGGTGGAAATCTATAATATGGCAGGACAGAATGTTCTTAGCTCTAATGAAATTGACAAATCCCAAATCAATATGACCTCTTTGAAATCAGGTGTTTATATAGTAAAGATTACCATTGACGGAAATGTTGAAGATTTGAAAGTAATCAAGAAATAG
- a CDS encoding class I SAM-dependent methyltransferase produces the protein MEAFYKKSHWENIYQNKPLETVSWYQPDPETSLKFIDQLDLPKSAKIIDVGGGDSFLVDYLLELGYEDITVLDISHTAIERAKAGLGSKADKVQWITTDILDFRPTEQYDFWHDRAAFHLQKTTRKGCLL, from the coding sequence ATGGAAGCATTCTACAAAAAATCGCATTGGGAAAACATCTATCAGAACAAACCGTTGGAAACAGTAAGCTGGTACCAGCCTGATCCCGAGACCTCTTTAAAATTCATCGATCAGCTCGATTTGCCCAAGTCCGCTAAAATCATTGACGTTGGCGGAGGCGACAGTTTTCTTGTGGATTATTTGCTTGAGTTAGGGTATGAAGATATAACAGTGCTTGACATCTCTCATACAGCAATAGAACGGGCAAAAGCAGGGTTAGGAAGCAAAGCCGACAAAGTGCAGTGGATCACTACAGATATTTTGGATTTCAGACCAACAGAACAATATGATTTTTGGCACGACAGGGCGGCCTTTCATTTACAAAAAACAACCCGAAAAGGTTGTCTTTTGTAA
- a CDS encoding DUF6428 family protein, whose translation MTLEQIKEILPTLENVEFQLEDGTFVPEHFHVTEVGQINKKFIDCGGVIREESVVNFQLWNADDYEHRLKPGKLLNIIKLSEEKLGIENNEIEAEYQSDTIGKYDLVFNGKTFVLKSKTTACLAQDACGIPSEKLKKNLAELPVNSANACKPGVGCC comes from the coding sequence ATGACACTAGAACAAATAAAAGAGATCTTGCCAACATTGGAGAATGTAGAGTTTCAATTGGAAGACGGGACTTTTGTGCCTGAGCATTTCCACGTGACGGAAGTCGGACAAATCAATAAAAAATTCATCGATTGTGGCGGGGTGATTCGTGAGGAATCAGTGGTGAATTTCCAATTATGGAATGCAGACGACTACGAGCACAGGCTAAAACCCGGAAAACTGCTTAATATTATCAAACTTTCTGAAGAAAAATTAGGGATTGAAAATAATGAGATCGAAGCGGAATATCAAAGCGATACAATTGGTAAATATGACTTGGTTTTTAATGGGAAAACTTTTGTATTAAAAAGTAAGACTACTGCTTGCCTTGCTCAGGATGCTTGCGGAATTCCTTCGGAAAAATTGAAGAAGAATCTTGCGGAATTGCCTGTTAATAGTGCTAATGCGTGCAAACCTGGAGTAGGCTGTTGCTAA
- a CDS encoding ArsR/SmtB family transcription factor, whose product MGATKTDHFTDQQNKIAVIAKALGHPARVAIIEYLLKVNTCITGDIVNELPLAQPTISQHLKELKNAGLIKGSIEGNSVCYCIDENTFEILKDYFSKIINTVTDQKCC is encoded by the coding sequence ATGGGAGCTACAAAGACGGATCACTTTACAGATCAACAAAATAAAATAGCAGTGATAGCAAAAGCATTGGGACACCCTGCCAGAGTTGCTATTATAGAATACCTGCTAAAAGTAAATACATGTATCACGGGAGACATCGTCAATGAATTACCCTTGGCACAACCCACCATATCCCAGCACTTGAAAGAACTGAAAAATGCCGGTTTGATAAAAGGTAGCATCGAGGGTAATTCAGTATGCTACTGTATCGATGAAAATACTTTCGAGATACTGAAAGATTACTTTTCAAAGATCATCAATACCGTTACAGATCAGAAATGTTGTTGA
- a CDS encoding Crp/Fnr family transcriptional regulator: protein MNPNIISSEFSSSPELTDKLYQNGILKTYQEGEIILDENASIRSIPIVMKGLLKVIRTEEDGREILLYYIKAGESCIMSFLGGMHNEKSIVKAEVEEDSEILFLPMDKVTLFIKEYPEWLDYIFRLYHKRFEELLDIINAIAFKKVDERLLDLLYKKSENSRSKTIVITHEQLANELGTARVVVSRLLKQLEDSGKLKLGRNKIILSDSI from the coding sequence ATGAACCCAAATATAATTTCTTCCGAATTCAGTTCTTCTCCGGAATTAACTGATAAGCTTTATCAAAACGGTATCTTGAAAACATATCAGGAGGGCGAAATCATTCTGGATGAAAATGCGTCCATACGCTCCATTCCTATTGTGATGAAAGGATTGTTAAAAGTCATCCGGACGGAAGAAGACGGTCGTGAGATTTTACTCTATTACATCAAAGCCGGTGAAAGTTGCATTATGTCGTTTCTTGGTGGGATGCACAATGAGAAAAGTATTGTAAAGGCCGAAGTGGAGGAAGATTCTGAGATCCTGTTTTTACCAATGGATAAAGTTACCTTATTCATCAAAGAATATCCGGAATGGTTGGATTATATTTTCAGGCTCTATCACAAACGTTTTGAAGAATTACTCGATATTATCAATGCAATTGCCTTCAAAAAAGTAGATGAAAGACTACTTGATCTGCTCTATAAAAAATCTGAAAACTCCCGATCTAAAACCATCGTGATCACTCACGAACAGCTTGCCAATGAATTGGGAACAGCCAGAGTAGTAGTATCTAGACTTCTGAAACAGCTGGAAGATTCCGGTAAACTAAAACTGGGTAGAAACAAAATTATCCTTTCAGATTCTATTTAA